The window TATAGAGCCACATTCAAAGTTTCACAAAAATTGCTGGATAGAAAGGAGTAATAATTACTTCCGATAAATTTGTTTAGTAATAAAAAAACTCCGTTTCCAAACAAATATTTGAAAACGGAGTTCCTTGTAGAGTAAGTAATTCTAGTAATCGTTACCTAGCTGATCTTTATACTCTTTGCGAAGAGAACTTACTCCATTAAGTCCTCCTAGTACCGCAACAATGACTCCTAGAATTAAGGCAATCGACACGTATAAAGCTGCTTTTGCTATTCCTTGCGCTGCATCTTCTGTCTGGTCAACGACCTCTTCCTTTGTCTTTTTTAAATAAACCTGCGCATCATCTACAACTTCCTCATAGCTTTCTACATAGTTATCTACCATATTTGAAGCTTCTTCCTTAGAAAGGTTAGAACGATTTACAATTACGTTTGTAAGTGCTTCTTTATCTAAGGCATCTAAAGAATTAGCAAACTCATTTTCTGCTTTTTGAAAAACTTTATCCACCTCTTCATCAAGCGTCGTTGGATCTTTAACGGCTTGTACAGCCTGATCTTCAGTTGCGTTAGCAAGATCCTCGGCTTGGGATTCCAAACGTTGTGGGTCTAAAGCCTCCTTCTCCGTATCTCTTAATAAAGCATAAAACTCAGATTTAGCCTCTTGCCAATTGACATCACCCACTTCAACATCCTGATTATCAGTTGAAGTATTTTGAGAAACTAGACTGTTTCCTACTTCCACAGCTGTTTTAGTAATAATACTTCCAACTCCAGAAATTACATTTCCAACTGCTGAAAAAACAACTAAATAAGAAAGAATACAATACAGCGCCCATGTTAGAAAGCCCTGCATAACGCCACCTTTGTTTGAAAAAGAAACACCAACTCTTGCAGCTACCCTTGCACCTATAAAGATGGCAATCAGGTTAGAAAGAATCCACCATATGATGGCTCCCGTTCCGACACCGCTTAAAGCATTTCCTTCTTCTGTAGGTTCAATGGTGCTGAACCCTACGGCTATACCGATGAGGTTTAATAATAATAAGATTGCAAACACAGTGGTCAGACCACCTGCTATAGCGCGCCATGAGATGGCTTTTTTCGGTAAAGAGCCGAATTGGGGTAATTTTTTATCATTGTCCATAATTTTGTTTTTTAAAAATAGTTAGTAGTTATGATTAAGGATTTGATTGACTTATACTATAAGTTTTCAAACTCCTTTTTAAGTTCTTCCTTAGTCTTTCCAATTTTTTTCTGTAAGCCACCTAATATTTCTTCAAACTTTCCTTCTGAATAATTCAGGTCATCATCGGTAAGTTGAGCATACTTACTCTTTACCTTTCCTTACCTTTCCTTTTACTTCTTTCCATCTACCTTCTAGTTGATCTGTATTCATAAAATTATAGTTTATAATTACTTATTAGATCAAAAATAAATATTATCTATAGGAATATTCTTAATAAAATATAAATCCTTACTTTTTAGTGGGTAAAACCTAAAGTAGAAAAAGCTGTTCTTTATGAGTAAAATGAGAACAAAACGATGAAAAAAACGCTGAAATTGATTCTTGAAATAGTACCTATTTTGAGAACCTACTGAATTTTAGGCATAAAGTAATTACTAAATAAAGTAGGAGAATAAGTATCCTATTTTAATCAAAATGCACCACTCTCAGATGTCTGATGTCTGAAGTTGCTCAACCATGAAATAAAAATGAGAAGAATTGATAAGATGCGATTTTGTGATTACAAACTGACATTACTTAATAGAATTATAAAATTTTAAATTTAATTAAGACAGTAACATCGTTATTAAGAACTATTGTGTTATCGTTTGTTAAAAAGTTTATTTAAAATCACTATTTCCTTAAATTAGAAAGGTAATCTTAAAACTATCTATTATGAGTATTGTAAAAGTGATTGAAGTGCTAGCCACTTCCGATAAAAGTTTTGATGAAGCAACCAGAAACGCAGTGAAGGAAGCTTCTAAAAGCGTAAAAAATATAAAATCAATCTATGTTAAAGAAATGCACGCTAATGTAACCGATAACAATATCGTGTCTTTCGCGGTAAATGCTAAAATTTCTTTTGAAATAGAGAGCTAAAACATATTTATGATAATGGGGAAACGATTTTTAGAATTGTTTCCCCATTTTTTTATTTAAGAAAACTTGGTTTCCATTCAATAAGACATTTCCAAAAAACTTCATTCATAATTCTGTGAATGGATGATCCGTGAATAATCACGGCTTAAGATTTAAAACCTTCAGAAAACACAGAAGACAACTTGTGTATTAAGGCTTTGATGTTTACTTCAAATTTTAAAAATCGACCTAAAAGCAGTAATAGAAACTATTTTTCTAAATTATTATCTCATAAAACCCTAATCACTTCGATTTTTACAGATAACTCGATTTTATCTTCCTAATATTCGTATGATCATTTAGAATTGACCCTATGGCTTATTCATTATGAATCGGCATGAAAACTAAGTGTCTGCTCACAGAATTAAGGAGTCATTTTAAATGGGTCAGTCCAATTATGAATTCTTGAGAGTAACGCTTTCGCGAAAGCGTACTCTTTTCAAAATCAATCTATAATTACTTTATGAGCGGTATTGCCCTGGTCTGATTGCACCGTCACAATATATGCTCCGGTAGCCATTCCTGAATATTGTAATTTCATGTCGCTAGAGTCACCCATAGCTTCCCATTTCATCACTTGTTGTCCTAACATGTTAGTCAAGTAAACCTGATCAATGGCGCTGTTTGTAGTATTCAATACTTGAATGTAATCTTGAGAAACTGGTTTGAAAACCTGTAATCCGTCGTTAGTTTGAGCCACATCATCTGCTCCAAGTGTGGCTGATTTTTCAAAAGTGATAAAAAACCTATTCTTATAACGTCCTTTGAATAAGAAACTGCTTTCAAAATTACCATTCAATAAATCAGTAAAAGTACCTTCTGTTTGATCGTACAAGAATATCTGTTGACCTTCAGGTAAATTTTCTAAGTCATCAATGGTAATCTTTATAGTTCCATTATCTCTCATTTTGACAGCTAGAGGTAGCCTGGTGGTTTCTTGGATTTGATCCACACCTTGGATGATGTAATTTTCATTTCCTATCATCCATGCCATGTCATCAAACTGCTCTCCATACTGGAGCCCGTCATATCCATGATCGTAATCTAGAGAAGCGTTAGGATCAACTGTAAGCAACAATTGTCTATGTATCAAATTAGGAGAGTCAAACCCTAAGCGGATTTTAACTCGATTGTCTGGTTCATCAAAATAACGACTGGCGGTTTGACTGGAACTTCCTGGCGCTGCAGTGAATACACTCTCACCACCACCTATGGTTTTAAAATCACGCTGAGAATTTCTAAATTTTATCTGTCCATCGCTAATTCCTGTTACAAAGAAACCTTGAGCCACAGGAATATAGCGCTCAGGTAGTTTTACAGGGACACCACCATTATTCACTAATGGGTGAGCTGTACCGTAGGTAGCATTTCCCACGCCTCCAGAAAGATTGTAGGTAGCATAACCTCCTTGGTATTCTTTCAAGATATGGCTACCACCTCCCCAGTGCTCCCAGAAGTAAAGAGTACCGTCCAATTCTGGATTATCTAATAAAAACTGTCTTGCATCAATGGCACTTGCATAAGGGTTTCCTACTAGATAATCGTTTCCTGCATTGATCGGTAAATTGATATTACCATTATTAGGTACACCTTCAAACGTATAATTTTGATACCCGTCATCTGAGTGTGTTCCTTTCATGGTCCAACCTTCACCTGCCTGATTTGTTCCATCAGGTCCTAAATATTGCCAGTTAGAGTATGAACCACTAGCCAGATTGCCATACTTATACAGCCATCTTCCTGAAATGGTAGCAGCTTCAGCATCTGTTGCCGGTTTACCATCAGCTACATTTTGACCAGTAAATGATAATTCGAGTGGATTTGAAGCCGCTGTACCATCCCTCAATACTCCTCTAATCGAATAGGTAGTATTAGGCGCACTTCCACTACTGCTTACTGGTGATGACCAGTAATTATAGTTAAAGCCATCGCTAGTTCCTTTTTGATCGCGCTCGATATACCCATCTGTTCCCATGACCAGATCACTATTTGTAGTCTGCACAAGTTGAGAATCATCTTGTAAATCAATAAACCCGTCCAATTGCAAGCGGTGGGTTACAGTGAGTCCATGATCATTTCTAACCCTTAATCGACTACCGCTCATCATTTCAAGCCCTAACAAGGTTACATCTTCATTTACAAGATTTACGTTGTTTTCAATTCTTACAATATTCCAGTCAATTTTTACAGTTTGCCCATTGATAACACGACTATAACCTGGAAGAAACATTTCATCACCATTTTCCCATCTCCCTTCACGATCCCATCTTCCATTAGTTGCACTCACGTATGGTAGCGGAGCGGTTTGTGTTTGAATTTGAAAATTCTCAGGGCTTTTCAAACTTCCTCTATGCCCCTTACCTGAAGCATCATTTAAATGAGTTCCTATATAGGTATTCATATCAAAGTAAGCTTCTAGGTTGTCCCAGTTGATTCCTGTAAGATCATTTTTAGATACGTCTGTTGGAATTACTGCACCTTTGATCCCTGATCCATCTGGAAGCAACTCCTGATTCATAACAAATCTCAACTGATCTAAAGTCAAGGCTACAGAAAAGATGCGTACCTCATCAATCTTACCATTAAAAGTATCGCTTATTGAGTTTTTATCAATATAACGAGATCCTATTGAAAATTTATTCGTGTTGGCTGCTGGAGCCGCCATGTTCTGATTGCGATCTAAAAAGCCATCGATGTATAAACGACCTGACCCACCTGTATAAGTAAAAGCCACATAGGTCCAGACATTGTTATTTAATAACGTATTTGAAGTAATAATTTCAGATCCATTGAAACGCATACCGATGCGGTTGTCGTTTGTCATAAAAAACTGATATCCATCAGCTCCACCAGCTCTTTTAGAAACAATGGTGCGGTCTGAGTTGGTTAAATTGGGCCCTTTAGATAACACCCAGGCAGAAACAGTGAACTCGTTACCTAAATCCAACTCATCGTCCATGGCTATAAAATCATTAGCACCATCAAATTCAATGTGTCTGGAAGAAATTACCTCATGAGCAACACCAAACTTTACATATTTGACACCATCAAAGTCATATTTACATTCTTGTAAGGATCCATTACCTTTTAAGAATATAGTTTCAACATTAGTAGAGAAGTTTTCGTCATCAGCGACAATCATAACATAAGCATCATTACCAGTCAAGGCAGGAAGAGAGGTCAAGCCTGATGTTTCCACTGATACTTTAACTTCTGGAATGTCATTACCTGCTTGTGAAATTTCTTTAAACTTCCAGGTACGTTCTGATACATCAGTAAACGTGGTAATTACAGAAGCTCCTAATCCAACTTCTAAAGGTTCTGGCAGTGCTTGTAATGTAGAAGGTGTGCTTCCCCACATCAAGAAATCTCCATCTGATTCAAAACTATTCCCGTTAAGCCCGTTGGTTGCAGCAATTTCACCTAGTCCAATGGTAAGAAACGTATTAGGGTCAACACTTTTAGCCTGTTTCTGATGTAACAAGGAGCAATCATCACGGCCTATACCGGTAACATTGTAAGTATATCCTGCATCAATAGACGCATTCCACAATGCATTCCCAGCGGAGTCAAAATAAGCTCCTGGTACGTGAGGCAAGCCTATTTCTGGAACCGGAAATAATCCTAACGTAATGCCATATTTTACAGCAAGATACGACTCTATACGAGCACGGTCTAGGTCTGACTTTCTGGTAGAGAAACTCATTATTTCCATGATGTCCCCAGTAAAACTAGGACCGAAGAATTCTGATCTACCCAACCAATACCTGGAGTTCAATATTTCTTTAAACGTAGTTAAATTCTCCTCCTGCATTAATGCTGGATCTAGTGTTACTCCTAGATTGACACCATCCAAATATAAATTCATAGCAGAACCATCTGAATTAATACGCGCGTTAAAAATAACAGGACGGTCATAAACCAAAGTAGGATGTATTATTGCTTTCCCATAGCTTCCAGAAGCTCCTTGATTGTAAGCAGCGATATCAGGAGACGTTCCATATCTTGAGCTTGTGTCGTTAATAGAAATTCCAGTTACATCCTCTGAGCCGATATCTTCCAAATAGTAATCTCCCATAAAAACATCCTCAGTAGGTCTTTGTGAAGAAATCGTCCCTGTAGGGTTAATAACTATGTATATGTCCTGATTGTAAAAACCAGACTTACCATACATCGCTTTACTACCGTCAAAAGATACTACAGGATTAAAATTGACATTATTAGTGGCATTGTCATAGTAAATAGGTCGTTCCGCTCCTGATGAAGTGGCACTAGTCCATTCCGTACTAATATTTGATGTTGGATTCAAGGAAGATATATTTGTCCATTGATCAACAGGATCTCCATCACTCATACCAGCTAGAGTTCTTGTATTGAGCCACAATTCCAAATTTTGTCCAATTCCAAGACCACAATCTGAATAATTTTTCTCTTGAATTGGTGATCCCGTAATTACAAAATTGTCAATTGCTAAACCATCCGCATTATTATTATTGTAATTATCTGAAGCAAAGTATACCCTAAATTGAACTTGACTTTGATTATCGAACCCTTGAGAAGGAAGGTCTATAGAAGAGGTTTCCCATCCTGAAGTATCATAAGTCCAACCACCCAATTGAATGTTGTTCCCATATTCATCCACACCATCTAAGACTCCATTTGCACGTGATGGATACCAGTTTACAGCTATATCATTTTCTTTTCCTAACACATGCCAATTGACTCCATCATTGGTATATTCTATTTTAAAACCTTCATATCCATTGCCGTACATGTCTAAAAAATACTCAAAAGAAAAGTTGAGTTTGTCATAGCCAGTCAAATCGATCACTGGAGAAGTGAGATATGTGACCATATTTGGTTCATACGTACGTCCAGCCCTCGATTGTGTTATGAAAATGTAAGACCCTGTACGACCAAACGATCCATTATCGCTA of the Nonlabens marinus S1-08 genome contains:
- a CDS encoding dodecin family protein, coding for MSIVKVIEVLATSDKSFDEATRNAVKEASKSVKNIKSIYVKEMHANVTDNNIVSFAVNAKISFEIES
- a CDS encoding LamG-like jellyroll fold domain-containing protein yields the protein MGQTTVFNADFTDYSGDSYWTYTTNRGSWSIGSDNGSFGRTGSYIFITQSRAGRTYEPNMVTYLTSPVIDLTGYDKLNFSFEYFLDMYGNGYEGFKIEYTNDGVNWHVLGKENDIAVNWYPSRANGVLDGVDEYGNNIQLGGWTYDTSGWETSSIDLPSQGFDNQSQVQFRVYFASDNYNNNNADGLAIDNFVITGSPIQEKNYSDCGLGIGQNLELWLNTRTLAGMSDGDPVDQWTNISSLNPTSNISTEWTSATSSGAERPIYYDNATNNVNFNPVVSFDGSKAMYGKSGFYNQDIYIVINPTGTISSQRPTEDVFMGDYYLEDIGSEDVTGISINDTSSRYGTSPDIAAYNQGASGSYGKAIIHPTLVYDRPVIFNARINSDGSAMNLYLDGVNLGVTLDPALMQEENLTTFKEILNSRYWLGRSEFFGPSFTGDIMEIMSFSTRKSDLDRARIESYLAVKYGITLGLFPVPEIGLPHVPGAYFDSAGNALWNASIDAGYTYNVTGIGRDDCSLLHQKQAKSVDPNTFLTIGLGEIAATNGLNGNSFESDGDFLMWGSTPSTLQALPEPLEVGLGASVITTFTDVSERTWKFKEISQAGNDIPEVKVSVETSGLTSLPALTGNDAYVMIVADDENFSTNVETIFLKGNGSLQECKYDFDGVKYVKFGVAHEVISSRHIEFDGANDFIAMDDELDLGNEFTVSAWVLSKGPNLTNSDRTIVSKRAGGADGYQFFMTNDNRIGMRFNGSEIITSNTLLNNNVWTYVAFTYTGGSGRLYIDGFLDRNQNMAAPAANTNKFSIGSRYIDKNSISDTFNGKIDEVRIFSVALTLDQLRFVMNQELLPDGSGIKGAVIPTDVSKNDLTGINWDNLEAYFDMNTYIGTHLNDASGKGHRGSLKSPENFQIQTQTAPLPYVSATNGRWDREGRWENGDEMFLPGYSRVINGQTVKIDWNIVRIENNVNLVNEDVTLLGLEMMSGSRLRVRNDHGLTVTHRLQLDGFIDLQDDSQLVQTTNSDLVMGTDGYIERDQKGTSDGFNYNYWSSPVSSSGSAPNTTYSIRGVLRDGTAASNPLELSFTGQNVADGKPATDAEAATISGRWLYKYGNLASGSYSNWQYLGPDGTNQAGEGWTMKGTHSDDGYQNYTFEGVPNNGNINLPINAGNDYLVGNPYASAIDARQFLLDNPELDGTLYFWEHWGGGSHILKEYQGGYATYNLSGGVGNATYGTAHPLVNNGGVPVKLPERYIPVAQGFFVTGISDGQIKFRNSQRDFKTIGGGESVFTAAPGSSSQTASRYFDEPDNRVKIRLGFDSPNLIHRQLLLTVDPNASLDYDHGYDGLQYGEQFDDMAWMIGNENYIIQGVDQIQETTRLPLAVKMRDNGTIKITIDDLENLPEGQQIFLYDQTEGTFTDLLNGNFESSFLFKGRYKNRFFITFEKSATLGADDVAQTNDGLQVFKPVSQDYIQVLNTTNSAIDQVYLTNMLGQQVMKWEAMGDSSDMKLQYSGMATGAYIVTVQSDQGNTAHKVIID